Proteins encoded in a region of the Sceloporus undulatus isolate JIND9_A2432 ecotype Alabama chromosome 11, SceUnd_v1.1, whole genome shotgun sequence genome:
- the RNFT1 gene encoding E3 ubiquitin-protein ligase RNFT1, with translation MQPNSNSRHSVPANGDNIATSQCVHAAASPGEGSCQHGGDVHIQLGTVLGEAGENLGSRHHPRPGTQSHSRAHSHGEARGSQDGGADLEEQSGSSLSELCYLLQWLYKSLPYLLILSIKLLIQHITGISLAVGLLTTFMYANKSIVNQVFLRERRSRLQCAWLLAFLVGSSLLIYYAFYSQSLHYSLIFLSPSVDVTNVWEVLWMVGITDFILKFLSMSLKCIVLLLPSFIMSFKSKGYWYMLLEEFCQYYRTIAPIPVWFRYFVGFRELDSALGWSLGVLLALLYLILKLLSFFGHLKNFRRILRIFCTRPGYGVVASKRQCAEVDDICSICQAEFQKPILLICQHVFCEECIALWFNREKTCPLCRTVITDHINKWKDGATSAHLQVY, from the exons ATGCAGCCCAACTCTAACAGTCGCCACAGCGTACCTGCAAACGGCGACAATATTGCTACCTCCCAGTGCGTTCATGCGGCGGCGTCGCCGGGAGAAGGTTCTTGCCAACACGGAGGGGATGTTCACATCCAGCTGGGCACAGTTCTTGGAGAGGCTGGAGAAAATTTGGGCTCCAGGCACCATCCACGACCGGGGACTCAAAGTCATTCGCGCGCCCACTCCCACGGCGAAGCGAGGGGCAGCCAAGACGGCGGCGCGGATTTGGAGGAGCAAAGCGGCAGCTCGCTCTCGGAGCTTTGCTATCTCCTCCAGTGGCTGTACAAGAGTCTCCCGTACCTCTTGATCCTGTCCATCAAACTTCTCATTCAGCACATAACCG GCATTTCTCTGGCAGTTGGGCTGCTAACAACTTTTATGTATGCAAACAAAAGCATTGTAAATCAGGTTTTCCTAAGA GAAAGGCGTTCCAGATTGCAATGTGCATGGTTGCTGGCGTTTCTAGTGGGATCGTCTCTCCTCATCTATTACGCATTCTACTCCCAATCCCTTCATTACAG CCTGATCTTTTTAAGTCCCAGCGTGGATGTTACAAACGTCTGGGAGGTACTTTGGATGGTGGGCATCACAGACTTCATTCTGAAGTTCCTCTCCATGAGCTTGAAATGCATCGTTCTCCTGCTGCCTTCTTTTATCATGTCTTTTAAGTCCAAG GGTTACTGGTATATGCTCTTGGAGGAATTCTGCCAATACTACCGCACCATTGCCCCTATACCAGTTTGGTTCCGATACTTTGTCGGCTTCAGGGAGCTGGACAGTGCGCTGGGATGGAGTCTTGGAGTCTTACTCGCTTTGCTGTATCTTATTCTCAAG CTCCTGAGTTTTTTCGGACACTTGAAAAACTTCAGGCGGATCTTGCGGATATTCTGCACGCGACCA GGCTACGGAGTAGTAGCCAGCAAGCGGCAGTGTGCCGAAGTGGATGACATTTGCTCCATCTGCCAAGCTGAATTTCAGAAGCCTATTCTCCTCATCTGCCAG CACGTGTTTTGTGAAGAATGCATCGCGCTGTGGTTCAACCGAGAGAAGACATGCCCGCTCTGTCGAACGGTCATCACCGACCACATCAATAAGTGGAAAGATGGGGCCACTTCAGCACACCTACAGGTCTATTAA